A part of Salvelinus alpinus chromosome 5, SLU_Salpinus.1, whole genome shotgun sequence genomic DNA contains:
- the LOC139576317 gene encoding uncharacterized protein isoform X1, whose protein sequence is MCHFVWSTMWTPTIALLFMCSHCFMCSHCFVRSLDSNQIRSSKEAMDLLEQVDPHNGTMGVQNNVNTRRRADTSSTRHHTRPSCPDQECNPSTRITCNGSQKKNQSKEILAHDDDDNKRKVAVMATCVRSGDCEAGLCCVRYLKEKKCQRIPKEGEICLLRGGRSKQRRNLDLDRCNCAVGLTCRAQAESPKNQGVCIPRLRENRRSTRHSGKRRNAERRCG, encoded by the exons ATGTGTCATTTTGTTTGGTCAACAATGTGGACACCTACGATCGCGTTGCTTTTCATGTGTTCTCATTGTTTTATGTGTTCTCATTGTTTTGTGCGCAGCCTCGACTCCAACCAAATCCGATCCTCTAAAGAAGCGATGGATCTATTGGAACAG GTGGACCCGCACAATGGAACGATGGGTGTACAGAATAATGTGAACACACGTCGCAGGGCAGATACATCTTCTACTCGCCATCACACCAGGCCATCTTGTCCTGATCAAGAATGCAATCCGTCAACG AGAATTACCTGCAATGGATCTCAGAAAAAGAACCAGAGTAAAGAAATACTTGCTCATGATGATGACGACAACAAAAGGAAAG TTGCAGTGATGGCCACATGCGTGCGCTCTGGAGACTGTGAGGCAGGACTGTGCTGCGTCCGCTATTTAAAAGAGAAGAAATGTCAACGCATCCCAAAGGAGGGAGAGATCTGCCTCCTGCGAGGAGGACGCTCTAAACAGCGGAGAAATCTTGACCTTGACCGCTGCAACTGTGCAGTCGGGCTAACCTGTCGTGCCCAGGCTGAAAGCCCCAAAAACCAAGGAGTTTGTATCCCCAGActgagagagaacaggaggagtACAAGACACTCAGGCAAGAGGCGTAATGCCGAGAGAAGATGTGGATGA
- the LOC139576317 gene encoding uncharacterized protein isoform X2, translating to MLFFVIQVDPHNGTMGVQNNVNTRRRADTSSTRHHTRPSCPDQECNPSTRITCNGSQKKNQSKEILAHDDDDNKRKVAVMATCVRSGDCEAGLCCVRYLKEKKCQRIPKEGEICLLRGGRSKQRRNLDLDRCNCAVGLTCRAQAESPKNQGVCIPRLRENRRSTRHSGKRRNAERRCG from the exons ATGCTTTTCTTCGTAATACAGGTGGACCCGCACAATGGAACGATGGGTGTACAGAATAATGTGAACACACGTCGCAGGGCAGATACATCTTCTACTCGCCATCACACCAGGCCATCTTGTCCTGATCAAGAATGCAATCCGTCAACG AGAATTACCTGCAATGGATCTCAGAAAAAGAACCAGAGTAAAGAAATACTTGCTCATGATGATGACGACAACAAAAGGAAAG TTGCAGTGATGGCCACATGCGTGCGCTCTGGAGACTGTGAGGCAGGACTGTGCTGCGTCCGCTATTTAAAAGAGAAGAAATGTCAACGCATCCCAAAGGAGGGAGAGATCTGCCTCCTGCGAGGAGGACGCTCTAAACAGCGGAGAAATCTTGACCTTGACCGCTGCAACTGTGCAGTCGGGCTAACCTGTCGTGCCCAGGCTGAAAGCCCCAAAAACCAAGGAGTTTGTATCCCCAGActgagagagaacaggaggagtACAAGACACTCAGGCAAGAGGCGTAATGCCGAGAGAAGATGTGGATGA